The Vitis vinifera cultivar Pinot Noir 40024 chromosome 18, ASM3070453v1 region TTTGGCATGTTTTTCAAGCTCTTGGAAATGTTGCATTTGCTTACACTTATGCATGGCTGCTGCTAGAAATTCAGGTAATTTTTTATCAACCTAATTTGTTGTTTTATGTTTTGGAATAAGCAATTTGAGGAATTTTAACTATCATATATGGCATTAGTTTTTATTCTAAGAATGGTTTTGAACTTTGTGAAGGATACCTTAAAGTCACCACCACCAGAGAATAAAGTGATGAAGAAAGTCTCCTTCTATACCATTCTTGGGACAGCAATCTTTTATTGTTCTTTGGGATTCATAGGTTATGCAGCATTTGGAAGTGATGCTCCAGGAAATATTCTTACAGGATTTGATGAACCAGTTTGGCTTGTTGATGTTGGCAACATTGCTGTGATCATTCATTTGATTGGAGGTTATCAggtcctctctctctctctctgtgagCTCTCTGTTAGTATGAACATTTGATAACGGTGCTCTCGTCTGACATTTGATAATGCTGCTCTGGTGTGAATTTGCAACAGCAAAAGTTTAGATTTGATGCAAAGAATTACAAAAGCCCTCTGCATATTCTATGTCAGAGGGCAGAATCAGTGAAATTTTGTATTTCAAACCCTTAATATGGTTATTGGAGACCATCTTACGATACATCATAAAATTTTGAGGACTTAAACTAAAAGAGGGCATTTTTATGGAAATTAACTAATTGATTAAAGCATCCTATTACAATTAGTTCATTTTAGAATGGTCGTTGTAACTTTTGATGTCATAATTAATGCATGTTACTAAGAAGTGGTTTGCATATCATGATATTTGTCATTTGGTGATGAGTTGAGATTTtagcttatttttatttattttttctgatgTTGTATTAGTGAATCTAACATCTGTATACACCCTTTTTGTCAAATTCTTACACATTTTCAGGTGTTTGGTCAAGTAATTTTTGCTACAAATGAGAGGTTGCTCACATCAAGATTGTCAACATCATTCTTTAATAGAACTTACACCATAAGGTTTTCATTCATAAGGAACAGGTCCTTTCACTTTTCATTCAGCAGGCTTCTCATGCGAACGGTCTTTGTCATTTTAACAACTTTGGTTGCCATGATATTTCCATTCTTCAATGCAATCCTGTCAATTCTTGGCTCAATTTCCTTCTGGCCGATAACAGTGTACTTCCCAATGCACATGTATATGATTCAAGCAAAGATCAAGAAGGGAAGTCCTACCTGGATGGTCTTTTATGTTCTAAGCTTTGTGTGTTTGATTGTTTCTCTTGTTTCTGTTATTGGTTCAGTTGCTGATATCTCCCAGAATCTTAGGCATGCAAAGATATTCCATATTGAACTCTAGGTATAATGAAATtatgttatttgattttaataaattttggacAAGTAAAGAATATTGCTAGCACTTGACATTGTGTGCTACGCTTCATTGCTTTTTAATATGATGTGGTTGAAAGCATCTTTTAGAACTACTAAGGTAGGGCGGTTTAAGATCAGGTGGTCTATGACCATGCTCTTCCCTTAGGCTTTTACTTACTTTGGCAGCCCAGCTGCAAGTGATTAGACCTTCCTTCATTGATCAACCTCAACGTTCTGTAAACATTGTGTTTTGGCCTAATTTGCGGGTAAGCAAATGTAGCAGAAgttaaaagaagaagaacatgGTCCACTTGGCCTTGTCGTTGCAGTGTGGCGGATTGTGTTTTGCGGTTTAATTTGTTGTCTTTCTTGACCCAAAGTGAATTGATCAACAATGTCAATTGAACTTGATGCTCTTAATGGTGAAACATGAGGACTAGTTCATTCTCCTCCAAATTAAAATGCGATGGGTTATAAGTGGATCTATTAAAGATTAAGTGTAACCCAGATGGTAGTATCGCGCACTATAAGACCTAACTTGTCACCAAAGGATGCCATCACCATGATGATACCTTCAGTCTTCTTGTTAAGCCCTAAACAATCAGAATGGTGCTTTCAGTTTGCTTCAAGTCATGGATGGCAAATCCATCGAATGGGTGTAAAAATGCATTTCTACATGGCATTCTCACTGAAGGAGTGTATAATCTTCATGTCATAGTTGCATATCAAATGGTACCAAATCATGGATAtgaattcaaattattattatctcaCACAACCGAAGTTTATGATCTCATTATGAAATATACAACTTACTTAGAGTGtgtttaggagtaattctagaaaatgtttataacatttttaacacttgaatgataaaaaattttaagtactaaaaatattaaaagcgtttTCTAGGATCACTACCAAACACTCTTAATTTGATATCTATCACACAATAAGTTCACACCACTCATATACAACAACAATCAAGACTGCACCATTTATCCTCATCTTCATGCTTACTCTTCCTTGGTTTGACACTTTTTGCACCAAATGGATCTCCCATTGATGGTAAATTTAACTTCATTTCTACCTGGAATCAAACAGGTAGGACCAATAGCTCAAACACCATCTTACCAAATAATGGGGTCCCTTTCTGCTCTCCTGCGCATGTAtcattatgaaattaatataatgcaaataaataataaggtgagaaaaaaaaaagaggaaaatgaaaaaaaaataataataatagtaataaccATTTAACAAATCTCATAATAATGAAGAGGAAACAAGAATCAGAACATATTAGGAAATATTTTGTAACATACAAAGAACTAAGTGATTCTATACTTTCCACGGATGatatgaaaatggaaaaaaaaaataacaaaaaaaggtGTGGCATTTG contains the following coding sequences:
- the LOC100265370 gene encoding amino acid permease 1 yields the protein MVAHVGKDIATSTKVWHVFQALGNVAFAYTYAWLLLEIQDTLKSPPPENKVMKKVSFYTILGTAIFYCSLGFIGYAAFGSDAPGNILTGFDEPVWLVDVGNIAVIIHLIGGYQVFGQVIFATNERLLTSRLSTSFFNRTYTIRFSFIRNRSFHFSFSRLLMRTVFVILTTLVAMIFPFFNAILSILGSISFWPITVYFPMHMYMIQAKIKKGSPTWMVFYVLSFVCLIVSLVSVIGSVADISQNLRHAKIFHIEL